The following are encoded together in the Streptomyces sp. NBC_00358 genome:
- a CDS encoding MarR family winged helix-turn-helix transcriptional regulator encodes MEDEVDRLVAAWRRERPDLDVEPLEVLSRVSRLARHLDRARRLAFAEHSLEPWEFDVLTALRRAGSPYQLSPGQLLTQTLVTSGTMTNRIDRLTKKGLVERLPDPSDRRGVLVRLTDEGCDRADQALAGLLDQERAILAELSRAQRGELAGLLRQLTAPFDNIPG; translated from the coding sequence ATGGAGGACGAGGTCGATCGGCTGGTCGCTGCGTGGCGCCGGGAGCGCCCGGACCTCGACGTGGAACCGCTCGAGGTGCTCAGCCGGGTGAGCAGGCTGGCCCGGCACCTGGACCGTGCGCGCAGGCTGGCGTTCGCCGAGCACAGCCTGGAGCCCTGGGAGTTCGACGTCCTGACGGCGCTGCGGCGCGCGGGCTCCCCCTATCAGCTCTCCCCCGGACAGCTCCTCACCCAGACCCTCGTCACCTCGGGCACGATGACGAACCGCATCGACCGCCTGACCAAGAAGGGCCTGGTGGAGCGACTCCCGGACCCGAGCGACCGCCGGGGTGTGCTGGTGCGCCTCACGGACGAGGGGTGCGACCGCGCCGACCAGGCGCTGGCCGGCCTGCTCGACCAGGAACGGGCGATCCTCGCGGAGCTCAGCCGGGCGCAGCGCGGTGAACTGGCCGGGCTGCTACGCCAGTTGACCGCCCCGTTCGACAACATCCCCGGTTAG
- a CDS encoding trans-aconitate 2-methyltransferase — MAATTPNWDPGQYLRHSRHRARPFADLLARVTELPADPARIADLGCGPGNVTVQLADRWPTAHVTGYDNSAAMLARTAEHAGPTAGGGRLDFAHADLTDWAPAETYDLIASNAALQWVPGHLESFPGWLDALAPGGTLAFQMPNNTDAPLHVLLRELVASPRWKGLLGDTPRRTDSVHDPLVYLDRLEGLGCRTDVWETTYLPLLTGQDPVLDWAKGTALRPVLTALADDPEARDAFVAEYRDLLRDAYPARPYGTVLPFRRLFAVARRET, encoded by the coding sequence ATGGCTGCCACCACCCCCAACTGGGACCCGGGTCAGTATCTGCGCCATTCCCGGCACCGGGCCCGTCCCTTCGCCGACCTCCTCGCCCGGGTCACGGAACTCCCCGCCGACCCGGCCCGTATCGCCGACCTCGGCTGCGGCCCCGGCAACGTCACCGTCCAGCTCGCCGACCGCTGGCCCACCGCCCACGTCACCGGCTACGACAACTCCGCCGCCATGCTCGCCCGGACCGCCGAGCACGCCGGTCCCACGGCAGGCGGCGGCCGGCTCGACTTCGCCCACGCCGACCTCACGGACTGGGCTCCCGCCGAGACGTACGACCTGATCGCCTCCAACGCCGCGCTCCAATGGGTGCCCGGACACCTGGAGTCGTTCCCCGGCTGGCTCGACGCGCTCGCGCCCGGCGGCACCCTCGCCTTCCAGATGCCCAACAACACCGACGCCCCGCTGCACGTCCTGCTGCGCGAACTCGTCGCCTCCCCGCGCTGGAAGGGCCTGCTCGGCGACACCCCGCGCCGCACGGACTCGGTCCACGACCCGCTCGTCTACCTGGACCGCCTGGAGGGCCTCGGCTGCCGCACGGACGTCTGGGAGACGACGTACCTGCCACTGCTGACCGGGCAGGACCCGGTGCTCGACTGGGCGAAGGGCACCGCGCTGCGGCCCGTGCTGACCGCCCTCGCGGACGATCCCGAGGCCCGGGACGCGTTCGTCGCCGAGTACCGGGACCTGCTGCGCGACGCCTACCCCGCGCGGCCGTACGGCACGGTGCTGCCGTTCCGGCGGCTGTTCGCCGTGGCCCGGAGGGAGACCTGA
- a CDS encoding VOC family protein has product MLAALDHVQLAAPPGSEDRLRAYYLDALGMTEIPKPPGLAGRGGCWFRAGTVHLHLGIEDPFRPARKAHPGLLVNGIDACAARIAATGAPVTWDEELPGHRRFFSEDPVGNRLEFLEPLVGT; this is encoded by the coding sequence ATGCTCGCCGCCCTCGACCACGTCCAGCTCGCCGCCCCGCCCGGCTCCGAGGACCGCCTGCGCGCGTACTACCTCGACGCCCTGGGAATGACCGAGATCCCCAAGCCGCCCGGCCTCGCCGGCCGCGGGGGCTGCTGGTTCCGGGCCGGGACCGTCCACCTGCACCTCGGGATCGAGGACCCCTTCCGGCCCGCGAGGAAGGCCCACCCCGGACTGCTCGTCAACGGCATCGACGCCTGCGCCGCGCGGATCGCGGCCACCGGCGCCCCCGTCACCTGGGACGAGGAGCTGCCCGGCCACCGGCGCTTCTTCTCCGAGGACCCCGTCGGCAACCGCCTCGAATTCCTGGAGCCGCTCGTCGGCACGTAG
- a CDS encoding TetR/AcrR family transcriptional regulator — MIDGVATDSSSTPSSSEKPRRARRTRMTGAERRQQLLEIGRTLFAAKGFEGTSVEEIAAKAGVSKPVVYEHFGGKEGLYAVVVDREMRRLLDMVTGSLTAGHPRELCEQAAFALLDYIEEYTDGFRILVRDSPIPQSTGSFASLISDIATQVEDILGREFKSRGFDSKLAPLYAQALVGMVALTGQWWLDVRKPRKAEVAAHLVNLAWHGLDGLEPKPRLIGHRKA; from the coding sequence ATGATTGACGGCGTGGCGACCGACTCCAGCAGCACCCCGAGCAGCAGTGAAAAGCCGCGGCGTGCGCGCCGCACCCGCATGACCGGCGCCGAGCGCCGTCAGCAGCTGCTGGAGATCGGCCGCACCCTGTTCGCGGCCAAGGGCTTCGAGGGCACGTCGGTGGAGGAGATCGCGGCGAAGGCCGGGGTGTCCAAGCCGGTGGTCTACGAGCACTTCGGCGGCAAGGAGGGCCTGTACGCGGTGGTGGTGGACCGCGAGATGCGCCGGCTGCTTGACATGGTGACCGGTTCGCTGACGGCGGGCCATCCGCGGGAGCTGTGCGAGCAGGCCGCGTTCGCCCTCCTGGACTACATCGAGGAGTACACGGACGGCTTCCGCATCCTGGTCCGCGACTCCCCCATCCCGCAGTCGACGGGGTCCTTCGCGTCGCTGATCTCGGACATCGCCACCCAGGTGGAGGACATCCTGGGCCGCGAGTTCAAGAGCCGCGGCTTCGACTCGAAGCTGGCCCCCCTGTACGCCCAGGCCCTGGTCGGCATGGTCGCGCTGACGGGTCAGTGGTGGCTGGACGTCCGCAAGCCGCGCAAGGCGGAGGTGGCCGCGCATCTGGTGAATCTGGCGTGGCACGGCCTGGACGGCCTGGAGCCCAAGCCGCGGCTGATAGGGCATCGCAAGGCCTAG
- a CDS encoding acyl-CoA desaturase codes for MTTSSDVIDDAPQAEGGDTSIPAATLGGEKKGSLEQITLLLFIAAPFLALLAAVPLAWGWGVSWLDLGLMVFFYYLGCHGVTIGYHRYFTHGSFKAKQPLRIAVAIAGSMAVEGPLVRWVADHRKHHKFSDAEGDPHSPWRYGETVPALMKGLWWAHIGWMFDEERTSQEKYAPDLVKDPVIRAISRQFILWTLLSLALPALIGGLVTMSWWGAFTGFFWGSLVRVALLHHVTWSINSICHAVGKHPFKSRDRSGNVWWLAVLSCGESWHNLHHADPTSARHGVDRGQIDSSARIIRWCEQLGWAYDVRWPSRSRIDSRRSDDGNRSRRKTETAEAA; via the coding sequence ATGACCACGAGTTCCGATGTGATCGACGACGCCCCGCAGGCGGAAGGCGGCGACACCTCGATCCCCGCCGCGACCCTCGGCGGCGAAAAGAAGGGGTCACTCGAACAGATCACTCTTCTTCTCTTCATCGCCGCCCCGTTCCTGGCGCTGCTCGCGGCGGTGCCGCTGGCCTGGGGGTGGGGGGTGAGCTGGCTGGATCTCGGGCTGATGGTCTTCTTCTATTACCTGGGGTGCCACGGCGTCACGATCGGCTACCACCGCTATTTCACGCACGGCTCCTTCAAGGCGAAGCAGCCCTTGCGGATCGCGGTCGCGATCGCGGGGTCCATGGCGGTCGAGGGCCCGCTCGTGCGCTGGGTGGCCGACCACCGCAAGCACCACAAGTTCTCCGACGCGGAGGGCGACCCGCACTCGCCGTGGCGCTACGGCGAGACGGTTCCGGCGCTGATGAAGGGCCTGTGGTGGGCACACATCGGATGGATGTTCGACGAGGAGCGGACCTCTCAGGAGAAGTACGCGCCCGATCTGGTCAAGGACCCGGTGATCCGGGCGATCTCGCGTCAGTTCATCCTCTGGACCCTGCTCTCGCTGGCCCTGCCGGCGCTGATCGGCGGTCTGGTGACGATGTCGTGGTGGGGGGCGTTCACCGGATTCTTCTGGGGGTCCCTCGTGCGGGTGGCGCTGCTGCACCACGTGACCTGGTCGATCAACTCGATCTGCCACGCGGTCGGCAAGCACCCGTTCAAGTCGCGTGACCGCTCGGGCAATGTGTGGTGGCTGGCGGTGCTCTCGTGCGGCGAGTCCTGGCACAACCTCCACCACGCCGATCCGACGTCCGCGCGGCACGGGGTGGACCGCGGCCAGATCGACTCCTCGGCGCGGATCATCCGCTGGTGCGAGCAGCTCGGCTGGGCGTACGACGTGCGCTGGCCGTCACGCTCGCGTATCGATTCCCGCCGCAGCGACGACGGGAACCGCTCCCGACGCAAGACGGAAACCGCTGAAGCGGCATGA